One Bosea sp. 124 genomic window, TCGTTCGGGCGCATGCCGTCACTCACCCTCGGAGCCGTCCGGGTCAGAGTGCCGGAGGACCACAAGATCGGCCGGATCGAATTGCCGGGAAACTACAAGGTCTTGAGCTTCACAATCTGGAAAGACGAATTTCAAAAGGAGAAACACTTCAAGGTCGATCACATCGTCACGATCAATCGCGAGCGCTGGCTGGAACAGATCAGCAGCAACCCCGATGGGGAGGTGCTGATTTTCGTTCACGGATTCAACACGACCTTCGAAGACTCGGTTTATCGCGCCGCGCAAATTGCGTGGGATCTTCAATATCCGGGAACGATGATTCTGTTCTCGTGGCCGTCGCGCGGCAACAGCGTGGCGCATTATGACTATGATCAGAACAGCGCGCTCAACGCCCGCGACAGATTTCTGGATTTGGTCACTCTGGTTCAAACCGAGACAAAGACGAAACGCGTTCACGTCATCGCCCATAGCATGGGCAATCGCGTGGTCGTTGATGCGCTGGCCAATTACGGCAAGACGACAAATCCCCGCAAGATCAATGAGCTTATCATGGCCTCGCCGGATATCGATCAGGACCTGTTCCTGGGACAGATATCAGATCTTGAAAAAGTGACGGCCGGGATGACCTTGTACGCTTCATCGACAGACAAGGCGATGATCGCGGCGCGTAATGTGTCCAAGGCGCCGAAGGCGGGCGATTTCAATCAGAACAAGATCATGGAGTTGAAGACGGTCGATCTGATCGACACATCGGCGATCGGCGAGGAGATGTTCGGCCTCAACCACACCAGCTTCGCCGAGCGCCGCTCCTTGATCAACGACATCAAACTGATCATTCGCAGGGGATTGCGGCCGCCCAATGAGCGCTTGCCGGAAATTCGAGGCATGCCGCCAGGCGTGACCGGGCGCCCCTCGTTCTGGCGCTTCGTTCTGTAGTTATTGCGTTCCGGCAGGGCCGTGTGCGCTCGTTCGGGCGTTGCGTCTGCCGGTGCTTGGGCGATCCCGCGCATCGCCGCTTCTGGCATCGGCGGCGAGGCTGTCGCGCCCTGTGGTCATCGTCGCGCTCCCCCTCTAGGGTGGGCGAACACGACCAGCGGAATCGATCATGAAGCGCGCCCTGCACCTCCTCGGCATTCTCGGACTGGCGACGCTGCTCGCAGGCTGCGACAAATGCGGCAATCTCGGTCCGTTCTTTACTGCGCCGGGGCAGAAGACCTGCAGCACCTCCAGCCCCAATGGCTGACGGAACCGTCGCAACGCTGGTTTCCAGAGGCCGCCGCACATGAAAAAGGCCGGGGCAGCGCCCCGGCCTTTTTCGATCTTGCCGTGTGGCTGATTCAGCCGCGGCGCTGAAGCACCGACCAGCCGGCGCGCGCCAGGCAGGCCACAAGCGCGAGCTTGACCAGGTCGCCGAGCAGGAAGGGCTGGACGCCATAGGCGAAGGCCTTGGCGAAGCCGACGCCGGTTATGCCGGCAGCCATCTGGGCGCCGAAGGCGAGCCAGCCGAAGCCCAGCAGCATCATCACGACCTCGGCTGCGACCAGGCCGCCGATGAGGCGCGGCAGCGAAGCTTCGCGCGCGGCAGCCCAGCCAGCGATGGCGGCCGCGGCCACGAAGCCGACGAGGAAGCCGCCGGTCGGGCCGACGAGATAGAGCGGGCCGGCGGCCACGGGCGGCGTATTGGTGAAGACCGGGAGGCCGGCGAGGCCGTAGGCGATATAGAGCGCGACCGTCGCGGCGCCGAGGCGCGAGCCATAGGCGGCGCCGAGGCCGAGCACGGCGAGGGTCTGCAGCGTCATCGGCACCGGCCAGAACGGCACCTTGATCTTGGCGGCGAGAACCAGCAGCAGGCTGCCGGCGACGGCGAGCGCGACGTTGCGCAGCAGGGTGGCGCGGGGGCCCGCGACGGCAGGAAGGGCCGCGCCGGCCAGCGTCGGGGCTTGAAGGGGAAGCATATCGGCCATGGGCATGTCGTCCTGTTCGCGAAGGCCGCGCTGCGCGACCGTCTTTTCCGTCTATAGAAAATGCGGCAAAGCCCCACAAGCGGCGTACCACGCGCGGCGACGACGAGCCGGGCTGACCGAGCTGGATTGGCCAAGCTGGATTGCAGGATCAGGCATGAGCGACGAGATCGAATTCGACCGCAGCACCACGACCCCTCCGGGCGAGGTCGCAAGGCTGTCGCCGCTGGTCCGGCGCGTCATCGCCGGCAATGGCGGGCCGATGACCTTCACCGGGACCTGCAGCTATATCGTGGGCCAGGGCAGGGTCGCGATCATCGATCCCGGCCCCGACGATGCGGCGCATATCGCAAGGCTGCTTGCGGCGGTCGCAGGCGAGACGGTGAGCCATATCGTCGTGACGCACACCCATCGCGACCATTCGCCGGCCGTGCCGGCGCTCAAGGCCGCGACGGGCGCGGCCGTGGTGGGCTGCGGGCCGCATCGCGCCGCGCGCGAGCTGGCCGAGGGCGAAGTCAACCGGCTCGATGCCGCGGCCGACCGCGACTACGCGCCGGAATTCGAGATGGCGGGCGGAGATGCGATCACGGGGCCGGGCTGGAGCCTGCGTGCCGTCGAGACGCCGGGGCACACCGCCAACCATCTCGCCTTCACGCTGGCGGAGGAGGCGGCCCTGTTCTCCGGCGACCATGTCATGGCCTGGTCGACCTCGATCGTCGCCCCGCCCGACGGCTCGATGGCGGCCTATATGGCCTCGATCGAGACCCTGCGCGGCATGGAACATGGCGTCTACTGGCCCGGCCATGGTGGCCCGGTGACCGAGCCGCAGCGCTTCCTGCGCGGGCTGGTGCAGCATCGTCGCCAGCGCGAGGCGGCGATCCTCGGCCGGCTGCGGGCGGGCGACGAGATCATCGCCGCCATGGTGCCGCCGATCTATCAGGGCCTCCCGCCGGCGCTGCACGGCGCGGCTGCGTTGTCGGTGCTCGCGCAACTGGAGGATCTGGTGCTGCGCGGCGTGGTCATCTGCGACGAGCCTTTGCCCTCGCTGGAGAGCCGCTACCGCCTCGCCTGAGCCTCAGCGGCTGTCGACCAGCAATTCGACCTCGTCGGCGAAAGCTGCGATCCGCGCGGCGTTGATGCCGAGATCGTGCTGGCCGATCCGCGTCGCGGAGCGGATGTCGATTCGGCTGCCATCGGCGCGCGGCCGGACACGGATGGTGATGTCTTCGGAGGTGCGCAGGATGCGCGAGCGCGCTACGGCCTCGACGCGCCCGGCGCCGCTGCGCCCGCCCGGCCGCGACGATTCCAGCACCTGCCAGCCGCGTGCGAGCGCGGCGCGGCGCGCGATGTCGAAGGCGATCTCGGCCGGCACCTCGAGCACGATCGGCACCGTCTTCGGATAGGCCGGCCGCTGGAGGCGGCGGCGATCGGGGGGCACGTCCGGCGGCACGCGGCCGTTGCGGGCATCGAGCGCCACGCGCGAGCGGCTGAAGGCCGGTGGGTCGTCGATGTCGGTCGAGACATCGGCCAGGGCTGGCAGGGTCGCCAGCCTGAAGCCGACATAGGCTGCCGGTGCCAGCATCAGCACGCAGAGCAGGAAGGCGCCGGAGGCCATACCGACACCGCGATGGCCGGACTGCCAGATCCGGGCGAAGGCCAGCAGCGACAGGAGCAGCGCCAGCAAGACGAAGACGTAGGCCGCCGCGACCGGCGCCAGCCCCTCGAGACTTGGCTCGCCGGTCCTGAAGACGAGCAGCGCGAGGAGCAGAACGGCGAGCGAAAACCAGGCGAGCCGCCGGCTCCAGATGGCGGCGCGCGAGACAGGCTCCTCGAAGACGAGACGGCGATGCATCGGCCATAGGTGACGCTGCGGCGGGCTCAAAGCAAGGCTGAAAGACCGCATACCTCGCCTCTGCCGGCGAGATGGTTTAGTCCTGACCTTTCGTGATGGGGGGCGGGCCGTGCCAGAATCGAAGACAGCTCCGCGCAATGAGGCGACCGAACCGGACCGTGTCTGGTTCCGCTTCATGCGGCTGCACCAGCGGATGCTCGGCCAGATGACGGGGCGCATTCGCGCGCTCGGGCTCTCGATCCCGCAATTCGACCTGCTTTCGACCCTGACCGAGCGCGAGGGTATCAGCCAGAACGAATTGGCCGAGCGGCTCTATGTCACCAAGGGCAATGTCTCCGGCCTCGTCGACCGGCTGGTGCAGGCCGGGCTCGTCGAGCGCCGCGCCATCGCGGGCGACCGGCGCTCCTACGCCATGCATCTGACGCCGGAGGGCCGCAGGCTGGCTGATGCCGGCATCCAGGCGCAGCGTGCCTTCGTCGCGCAGACGCTCGGCAAGCTGCCAGTGCGGGATCTCGCGGAACTCGACCGGCTCGTGCTCGCCTGGCGCGATCTCGCGCGCGCGACGGATGATGATGCCTAGGGCCGGTTTCAGGCGCTGAGCCAGTTCCGCCAGCACGCTGCTCAGGCGTTGATGCGCATCTTCTCCACCGCCTGGCGCCCGCCGGCCAGGTCGCGCAATACGAGGCGGTCCTCGGGGCCGATCTCGCCGAGCACCGCCTCGCCATGGGCCGTGAGTGCCGTGGCGAACTTCCGGACGAAGATGATGACAGGCCGGTTGCCGGCCGCCGCCCAGCGCCTGAGCTGGCCGTAATAGGGTTCCTTGCGCCAGGCCTGCGCTGCGCCCGGATCGGCCTGCACGAAGA contains:
- a CDS encoding biotin transporter BioY; its protein translation is MADMLPLQAPTLAGAALPAVAGPRATLLRNVALAVAGSLLLVLAAKIKVPFWPVPMTLQTLAVLGLGAAYGSRLGAATVALYIAYGLAGLPVFTNTPPVAAGPLYLVGPTGGFLVGFVAAAAIAGWAAAREASLPRLIGGLVAAEVVMMLLGFGWLAFGAQMAAGITGVGFAKAFAYGVQPFLLGDLVKLALVACLARAGWSVLQRRG
- a CDS encoding MBL fold metallo-hydrolase; amino-acid sequence: MSDEIEFDRSTTTPPGEVARLSPLVRRVIAGNGGPMTFTGTCSYIVGQGRVAIIDPGPDDAAHIARLLAAVAGETVSHIVVTHTHRDHSPAVPALKAATGAAVVGCGPHRAARELAEGEVNRLDAAADRDYAPEFEMAGGDAITGPGWSLRAVETPGHTANHLAFTLAEEAALFSGDHVMAWSTSIVAPPDGSMAAYMASIETLRGMEHGVYWPGHGGPVTEPQRFLRGLVQHRRQREAAILGRLRAGDEIIAAMVPPIYQGLPPALHGAAALSVLAQLEDLVLRGVVICDEPLPSLESRYRLA
- a CDS encoding DUF1499 domain-containing protein codes for the protein MHRRLVFEEPVSRAAIWSRRLAWFSLAVLLLALLVFRTGEPSLEGLAPVAAAYVFVLLALLLSLLAFARIWQSGHRGVGMASGAFLLCVLMLAPAAYVGFRLATLPALADVSTDIDDPPAFSRSRVALDARNGRVPPDVPPDRRRLQRPAYPKTVPIVLEVPAEIAFDIARRAALARGWQVLESSRPGGRSGAGRVEAVARSRILRTSEDITIRVRPRADGSRIDIRSATRIGQHDLGINAARIAAFADEVELLVDSR
- a CDS encoding MarR family transcriptional regulator — encoded protein: MRLHQRMLGQMTGRIRALGLSIPQFDLLSTLTEREGISQNELAERLYVTKGNVSGLVDRLVQAGLVERRAIAGDRRSYAMHLTPEGRRLADAGIQAQRAFVAQTLGKLPVRDLAELDRLVLAWRDLARATDDDA